Genomic window (Arachis hypogaea cultivar Tifrunner chromosome 13, arahy.Tifrunner.gnm2.J5K5, whole genome shotgun sequence):
CCACCATATTCAGGTCTAGCACTCCTAATCTAAATAACAAGACACAACACATACAATATGCATATCCAAAAAATGAGCCTGCATAATTCAATGTCATGCAAATTAGAATAGTTACAAATAACATTTATTATGCATAGAAAAAAATCTGGTTTATAATTCTGATGAGAACCagatttattaaaaaagaaaaattaattgttTGATCTGGCCATGGGGTCATATTCATATGAAAGACACAGAGACTTTTCAATTTATGTGATTGTGGGGGACAagtgaaaaagatggagcaaattACTTAGCCCTCTAAACCTGCTATGCTATGAAGAGTGCTATGCAGAAACAGTTTCTGTGAGAGTGAGAGTGTGATGCTGCTTTTGGAagtattttcaaatttaatttgatcATACATTTCTCTATGATTGTTGGTTCCCAGCTGTATATGGACCCCTTTATTCTTCTGTCTTCTCTCTTAGTCCCATTCTTCAATTCTCCTATGttcttattattttcattttttctttttatgtatGTCTACACACCCTTAATTCCCATCCTTTTCCTACCACCTTTCCTTCAACCAATGTCTCCTCACATCtccttataaaataataataaaagtcctatttttgttttgttcttcttattattattttccttATTGGAATTGTTGTTTGTGAATGTTGTTCccactatattattattaattaacattATATCTCTAAATATCATAATTATATTCAACTATATGCCAGATagtaaataaaattaactaaatgaaaaaataaaatatttttccctAAAGTAAAATGGAGACTACTTTGGTTTGATTCTTTGTTTTCTGTCTATTggatttgatataaataaaagaaaataattattattgtttattattttacTGCAAGTTGTTAACTTTTTAAGTTCTATAAATTCCTGAGACGAAACACACATACTCCCCTTCcactttcttctcctctcttctcatctcttcattcaTTCACACCTTTCtagatatttttcttttgttctccataataataacaacaataataatataatcatatattcATATATGGTCCCTcatatctcttcttcttcttcttctttaccaACCCTTTCTTAGCTTCCACATGCTCTTGAGCTGcttccttcttcttcatcaaacagaGTTTGAAACCCCTtagatttcttcttgttttgaagGGAATTTTGAAACGGATTTTAAATGTCCAACATCTTGTTGTTGATGTTTGATATTCATGTATCCGATTCTCAGTGAGATCTTCCTTTCCGGGTGTATGATCAATTCCACTGTTAGGCGCAGGACCCATCTTGTTCAATCTTTCTCCGTTGCTTTCCTCTACTGGCTCTACTACGTTTCATGATTCTTAATTAACCTTCTTCACCTATTTTAATTTCCCACtacatattataataaaataacaaaatctcttcaataaaaatttataaattttccgTTTTTGTTTCTGGGTCCTGCCGTCGTTCGTTCGTGTTCTgtgtccgtgtcagtgtccgtgTTTTAGAGTCTTTCTTGATAACATAACCAATATATATTACTTCTATGGCGTCTTCAAGTGGAACATCTTCAGGTTCATCAACTCTTGTGCTTCAGAACTCGGGTTCTGAGGAGGAGTTGCAGGCTTTGATGGAtcaaaggaagaggaagaggatgatATCAAACCGCGAATCGGCGAGGAGGTCGAGGATGAGGAAGCAGAAGCACCTTGACGATCTTGTTTCTCAGGTGGCAACGTTAAGGAAGGAGAATCAACAGATCCTCACAAGCGTCAACATCACTACGCAGCAATATCTGAATGTTGAGTCGGAGAATTCAGTTCTTAGGGCTCAGGTTGAGGAACTTAGTCACAGGTTGGACTCACTCAATGAGATCATTGACTTCTTGAATGCCAATAACACTAGCAATGGTGTTTATGGTTCTTCTTCTTCAGGAGGGTCATTCATGGAGCCAGTTAATAGCTTCTTCAACAACTCTTTGAACATGGCCTTTCTCAACCAACCCATTATGGCCTCAGCATCCGACATGTTACAATACTGAGGCCGGTTTGGTAATTGTCTCAAGACAGAAAATACAGAGATACTGAAACATACATAAATAGAGACTTAACTTTTTCGTCTTGTCTCTAGTTTAATATCTCTCTATTTTTCTTATCTTGAGATCTGGATTTTGGGAGTCTATAGATGAATTGAGGGGTATTATTGGTTTTTCAATTTAAGGTTCTTGAGTCTGTTGTTGAGAAATTGTAATCACTCTATCAATGGTGATAGTGATGATAAGTTTATTTCTCTAAGGAATAATGAATGAAATGTGTATCATAAAAAAAAGGTGAGGGTTGTTAGGTGCTGTTCCTGGTTCTGTAAAAAAATGAggcactattattattattattgttgttggtgTTGTCATCTTCCTCtgttatatattaattatgaatttattATGATGATGGTAATTAATGTTGACCAAGTTCTCTATATATATTTCACCcgttcatttttatttattttttaatgaattgTGTGTTTTGATCCTTATATAGTTTAATTTGTAGTGATTAATATGCTGAAATCATGTGTTTGTTTGACTAAAAGACAATTTTTGCAATTTGCATTTGAATGTTTGTGAAAGTGGACAAGCATGAATTGaacttttaataatatcaattctcTTTGGACGTGTGCGCACATTGTATATATGATGTATAAATGAATATATCCAAGTATACGTCTCTGTTCTCTCTGTATTGTATTATTTTGACTACTTTCTAATGTATTTTTcaagtttttaattaaaacaaattagaCCCATTTAACAAATTTAactgttttaattgattttatcGATTTAC
Coding sequences:
- the LOC112736913 gene encoding bZIP transcription factor 44, which gives rise to MASSSGTSSGSSTLVLQNSGSEEELQALMDQRKRKRMISNRESARRSRMRKQKHLDDLVSQVATLRKENQQILTSVNITTQQYLNVESENSVLRAQVEELSHRLDSLNEIIDFLNANNTSNGVYGSSSSGGSFMEPVNSFFNNSLNMAFLNQPIMASASDMLQY